Sequence from the Nasonia vitripennis strain AsymCx chromosome 5, Nvit_psr_1.1, whole genome shotgun sequence genome:
AGTTTAGAGTAATAGAATGGTTCGTCTTGTCGATTACTTTCAGATCTTCAATGTGATCGATATTGGCAGAACCATCGAAAGTAATGGTTGCAACGTTGGACGATTCTGATTCGTGCTCCTTGTTTTTGGCAACCACccaaaatgaataatttttaccaGCTTCAAAGGCATCGTCGATTATTACAGTCGTCTTTTGCTGTGGGTAAACAGGAGCTGGCGGTATAGGAGGCGTCATGTACACACGGTAGCCAGTTATTTGGCCATTAGGATGTATCGGTGGTTGCCAAGTAACTTCAATACGTGTTCCATTCCTCTGAACAGCAGTAACGTTCCATGGTGGACTTGGGACACCTTCACCGGTCGTGACAATCAAATATCTAACggacaaaattaaaaaatttgtatactaaTCATCAAATCATTTATCGATagtaaattcataataaatacCTTGCTGGAGGGAATATAGTAGGTAGACCCTTTAGCTTAACGTAGACGGTCATGTTGTAACGTGTGTACGGCTCCAGATTATTGAACTGATACTCGGTATCTTCGACCCATCTGCTGGCATTAGTCCATTTTGCTCCTGGTTCCGCTAATGCGATAGACGGCATGAACTCAAAGGTAATATTACTCGGAATAGGCATCCACCAGTACAAGAAGAGAGTTGTAGCATTAGTTGATCTCTCGTCTACGCCGATGTTAAGAACTTGATAAACTCTTGTGTTGTTCTTCTCACAATTGCTCTCATCGAATCCATCATAGCAGTCTTGTTTGCCATTACAATACGCTGACAGGGGGAAACATCTCGTTTCGTCACAAGGGAAGAAGCCAGTGTGACACGAAGTAGTTGGTGGGGGACTCGGACGATGATGATCACATCCTCTTTCATCGCTGCCATCCGGACACTCTTGGATTCCATTGCATATGTTTATCAGAGGCACGCAAGATCCGTCGACGAAACATTTGAACTGATCTTCTTTACAGCTGTAATTTGTATtaagttttattattaatacttTCTCGTTCATCTTTGCAGTGTatgctaatttttttaatgacgCTTACCCAATCGGTCCATTACTACAATACAATTCGTCTTCACCGCTTGAACAATCCTTGGATCCATCGCACATCCAGGAAGTTTCGATACACTCTCCATTGAAGCACTGGAATTGGAATTCCCGGCAAACATGAGGATGCTCATCTGTCGTAGCCGCTGTTGTCCCAGAATTACTTGTGTCAGGGAAGCCACAACCCATTTCGTCGGAATCATCGCCGCAGTCATCAACACTGTCGCACTTCCACCAGTATGGCACGCATTTCTTATTCTGACACATAAACATCCACTCACTGCACGAATTGGTTGGCAGCAGAGATGGTGTTGGCGTTGGAGAGTGCGATTCCGACGAAGTACAGTTGGCCTCGTCAGATCCGTTTTGACAGTCCGTGTCGCCGTCACAAACCCAAGACTTGTAAATACAACGATGTGATTTATCAGAAGCGTTGCAATCGAACTGCCAAACctgttgaataaaaaaatttagattagttcataaaatatataaaatgtaaaaaatatgaatggTTTATAGATAGAATATTGACGTACCTCACACTCTACACTTGTGCAATCATCTTCATCGCTACCGTCTTCACAATCAGTTTCCCCATCGCACTTCCAGGTTTTAGGTACGCAGTTGTTATCAGATTTACAGGATATTTCATCGGATTTACATGTACTTGGTGGAATGGACGTAGAACAGTTCTTTTCATCAGAACCATCGCGACAATCGTCTTCACCGTCGCACAACCATCGATGAGATATGCAGCGGCCGTTGTCACATctatgataaaatataaattaaattttaagttcTAAAGAGATCAAATCATACATTTTCTGTCGAAACCAACCTAAATTGCGAATCGGTGCAATTGCTATATGTGCAGTTCATCTCGTCCTTTCCGTCTTTGCAATCTCTGTCCAAATCGCAGACCCAGTATCTCGGTATGCACTTCTCGCCATCGCAAGTGAAGGTGTTTGGCTGACACTTAACTTTGTTACAGTAGTTTTCATCAGAATGGTCACCACAATCATTGTCACCATCGCACTTCCAGAATTCTGGAATGCAAACGCCACTATCGCAGGCGAATTGATTAGCAGCACAACTGTTAGCGACGCGTGGACAAGTGGAGTTGGCGTAAGGCGTGACACCGCCTGGACACATGCACTTGCCGTCTTGCATAACCATTCCATCGGGGCACAGACAGACGTAGCCGTCGTTCGGAGCACCCAGACAGATGTGAGAACAGAGTGTGTTGTTAGCGCATTTGTTCGTGCCAGACTGAACACTATGTGCGAAAACCTACGTATTGAAAAGTTTAATATAGTATCGAAGTGATGTACAAAAAAGTGGAAATCAAGTCACTATTGGCCAACTTACTTTCAAATCCATGAGACCGGCAAGCTGACCGATGATAGTGGAAACACCGAAACCATGATCCTTATCAGCAACGAAGATCATTGACTGTTTCCAATCGTCCCAGTACATATTGTCTTTGAATACGGCTACAGCAAACGGGTGTGATACGCGTTCATCATTCTGAATGATCTTCTTAAAACCATTGCCCTCGAAATCTGAGGATCCAATATAATCCTGACGGGCATCCACCCAGTAAATGCGCTCAGCAATATGATCGATGGTGATGCCTGCAAAACATTTATGcagatttatgaaaaatagataCGAAAAACAATACAACTTGTCTTTATAATACTATTCCTACTAACCGTTGGGCCATTCAACTCTATTATGGAACAATTGCTTGACATTAGTTCCATCTAAGTTGGCTCTGTTAACGGATGCGTTACCAGGAGCCCAATCGGTCCAGAACATATAACCTGCCATTGGATGCACGGCGATACCTCTAGGTTTTTGCACATTGTTAGGTCCGAGAATTGTTCTTCTCATTCTACCCATCGACGACATGTCAGTTCGGATGATCTGAATCCTCATTTTGACGCCGTCCACGAAATACAGGACATTGGAAACCCAGTCTAAAGCCATACCTTCGATAGAACTCAAATCGGTTTCAACAAGAATCTCGGGAGCACTCTTGCCGGATTTGAAACACTGGCGGCCAATTGTATCATTAACAATGTCAGCCCAGTAGAGGCAATTGTTTTTAATGTCAAACTCGATTGCTATAACATTCTTCAGATCGTGAACAGGAAGGACCTCAAGTTTTTGCTCCTTCAGATCGATGCGAGAGATTCGTTCACGTTGGGCTACCAAAAGAAATTCTGGAAGCTCCAGCATCGGACAGGGtatctacaaaaaaatattttttatttaatcaatttcTATATGATTTGAGTATAAAATGAATgacaatatttttcttctataaTTACCTCATCAGGTTCGAAGACTTTGGCACGTCCTCCAACGCAATCGTCATCGGGAATTTTGAAATAACCTTTCGTGCGGTTGTAGAACTTTCCAGGTGCGCATGTCGCCGGTACTGCATATGGATCGTAATTTTCGAGACTCTTATTGCGAACGCATGTGTACGAGGGCCACTGAGGCTTGGATTGTCGAATAAAGCCAAAATCGCACTGATAATCAACAGCATCGCACGGGCAGATCTCAGTTTTTACCGGGCGATCGAAATTTTGTCCTGTGTAACAGTTGGCACGAGCGCTTCGGCGCTTGTACGTCTCTTTGCGACCAAGAACGCAAGTGGACGATATTTCCTACAAGATAAGATAGGTAATTGTAAAtctattttgcattttttttaagtaatgAGAATGACAATGTAACGTGATTCGTTTACCTTGGGTGCAGCAGGCGACCAAAATTTAAAGTCATCATCGGTACAGTTTCTGGCGAATACCTTGCTCAAATCGACCTTGATAATAAGCCACTGGTGTTGTCCGCTGCCAGAGCCGAACATCGTGAAAACAGTCGTATTCTCTCCGGGTTCAGTCATTAAACCATATACTCGAAGCATCTTCTCGTTGAACTCAAGAGTCTGCCAGGTCTCTCCCTCATCAATGGAGTAGGATATATCTCTGGTTTCTCCTCTCGTTTTGAAATACTTCACCGCAACAAGAACACCACCGTGATCTCCCATATTGAAGAAGTAGTAGTCCTGGAGTACTTGCTTCCACGTGAGACCAGCGTCTCTGGATACATAGAGCGCCGGATGGCCCTTCAGACTAGTACCGATGACTCCAGTGGCCATAATTATTCCGGGCGCGGACTTTGAACTCATGATCGAGGCGGCTCGCGAGACCGGGTACAGCTGGCTGAACTTTTGCGATAAGTGGAGCGAGCAGGTCTCGGGGTTGCACTGGTTATACAGACCCTTGTGGTTGGATTCTGGTGCCTTGACTTTGTTCCACGTCACTCCGTGATCATAACTTATAAGGGAGAGCAAGTGCTCAGGTCCGATCGAATTGAGCTTCGGCGTGCCCTGGACCTGAGAAGCAATGTAAATACCTCGCAGACCCTCAACTTTGTAGAGTTCGGTGAAGGCTTCGTCGGCTACGTCGCTGCAAAGAAATTTCGAATTTATATCTATTTTACGAACAGGGTCTAAGAAATGATGCAATATCTTCTGGTGAATAAAACGTTTAATATTCATCAGTTTGGACTAAGCTAATCTCTTCTTACCTTAGCCAGCTATCCTTCCACGTATTGTTGGGGAAAAAGGTCAGAATATTCGGGAGTGACAGGATAAATTTGGCAGCCCGGTGATCGATAATTTCGGATATGTACAGATTGACCAGAGTCTCCGTATGAGATACGGCTACGAAAATTCTGTCGTACGACACGTCGGCGACGTGATAATCCCGGCGTCCAAGATCAGTATCGAACTGCGCCGGTACGAACGGCTGGCTCTTGTACGACACGAAGAGATCCAGGCCTTGAGTATTGTTATTCGCtggctgaaaaataaaatgcaatcGTAATTTGCGGTCTGACTCACAATCTACAAGATTTTCCTCACAATTTTCCGCAAACTATTTTTTGCGACATAAATACAGCGgaatagaatttttaaaaaaggggTGAATAATCCTTGCGGACTCTATTAAAACATCAAAATTTACATAATACTTTGAAAACTCATCAGCTtggaaaacaattttggtaAAAGTTATTCATGAAACACGTTTCAGCTTTGCATTGCAAAAGAGTCGTAAAACTAGAGCCGGGGATCAGCGTACCTTTTTCGTGGCGAACATGTAGTCGCCGCGTATCTGGAAGTCTTCAACGTTGCTGATAACTTCAGTGTAGTTTCTCTTGCTCCACTTCCATGCATTATGCCCGAGATCAATGACGTTGTTCTGTCCCGACGGCTCTGTGCGCTCGATCAGAAGATTCTTCGGCCGACTGTTGGTCCAGAAGAAGGCTTTCACGTACTCGTGCACCAGGTTCCATGTTTTGCCGCGATTCGTCGTCATGTACAGCTGGTTAatgatatttcatttttagttatttttctATATTCAAATGGAAATTTTCCAACGAACATTATTCCACGTGTACTTTCTCtctttataatgaaaaaaaaaattgcgcaGCGTGAGATCAATTTTTCCACGCAGATAATTATGCGTTTATCGTTTATTAAAGTCATTCAAGCTAACGGATGTGAAAGTTTCCGTTTTATAGTTTCGCGATTAATTAATCAACGTTTTTTTTGCATACGATATAGTTGTATCTCTATTTTATTCCTAGAAAACCGAGTTTAACAAAAGCAAAGAATACCCCGAATCTAATTGCTTTCTTAAAGCCATACGTGCGCCAACGTGTACAATACCGGCAGCGTAAAAATAGAACAGAGAAACGGGCGCTTCGCAATTGTTATTCAGCAACGTACCTTTCGCATCGGAGTGGTCTTATCCAGCACCAGGAGGACGAGGGCGGACGCATCATACTCTTGATTATCGTAGAAGGCAATCTCGCTCGGGCTGAAGTCGAGCTTGATTCGCTCGATGTCATGACCATGATTGTGTGTAATGAATATCAACTTGTTCGCACTGTCAGCAAACACACACTGAAACAATTCCGAGCGCAAGAGAGCGAGAACCGTTATAGCAGGGGGCATTATGCTCGATTATCGAATGTGTTACATGCTGCGTCGGGAGTTATTTTTACGAACGCGCTCTATATACGTTTTGCCGGCGTTGCGATGGTGCATATATTTCATGCGTTGCATCGAACAACTTCATTTTTCAAGCATCGAACTCGTCTGAAATTTTGAGATATCCTTTATTTCTAGACAGGAAATTAAACTAGAAATTTTCTGAACCAGGTCACGCCTGCCAGTTATGATAATGATATATATGAAAGTCACCTGTCGACTGCTCAGCAATATCACCTGTATACTTAAAATACCAGCGTAAATATCTTCATAATATTCCAGCTTCATTTCAATGTACAACAACCAATTTACACCGATACGTTAAACAGCAGCTTACGTCGCCgtaaaatgaaagaaaatcttcattttcattataTACAGTATACTCCGTAGCAGCATGTACGCGTATAGGCGTAAAGACGTCGCATATACGTACGAGATTATTATGCGTCGGGTGATTGTAGAACTTGTCGAGCGTGGCGTACTTGGCGTCGGGCTCGTCCGACACTCTGAAACTGTCCGTCTTGTTCTGGAAGGTGTCGCCGTAGTCGTAGCTTATGTAGACAGCCGAGGGGTTGACCGCGACCGCGGGCTGCACTGTCTGGAAGAACCGAGGCAGAGGATTGCTGTCTCTCGCCAGGCAGATTATCACGTCCGAGCCTTCGCCAACCCAGTGAACCATCAGCTGCTGATGCGAGTCGTTCAGGGCGTTCACCTGTGGAGATAAAGCGGTTCAGTGAAAATTTTTCCGAGCCaattaaaaagtatatttttacgGAAAGTTTTCCTTTCAACAACGGGCTTCTCGTTTAATTAATGcgagtagagaaaaaaaaagttcttcGGGTTTCCGCAGCCCCGTTGATTATTGTGTTTCAGCGCTTCGTTCAACAAACAGGATAAACGAAACTCTATAGCTGCATCGAGAGCGAAGCTCACTAATAAAAGCGGCGCATCGGgcaaaactatatatatatatatatatatatatatatatatatatatatagagagagagagagagagagagagagagagagagagagagagagagagagagggagttgATGGGAAAGATTTAATTCACAAAGAGAGATATCCTCTCCGCAGAATCTCTCCCTCagtcaataattattttgatgaGTACACTATGATGGTCTTTATCAAAGGACTTATCTCGCCCGCGCAGTCGGCAATCGGTACACTCTCAATTCTCCTTCAAATCGTTTGAAAAGACTCAAAGAAGGAATTAGCCCGAGGAGAAAAAGCGGAAGCGGCAGCTCTTGTGAGAGAGAATTTTATGGAGAGTATAGAATGGAATGAAGATGCTACTGCGCCGCGTCGCCGTcggaaatgtatatttaagCCCGTTTAATATTCCTCGGATACGTCATTAGCTCTCTCTCGGATTTCGCGCGGCTTGGAAAAATATCCTCTCTTTGAggtattttatatatacatacatacacagagCTTGAGGTTGGAGACTATCCGAAGTTTATCAGTTAGCTGGAAGTTGGCATTATAAAAACCGAACTCGCAGCTCTGTCtctgtatatagatatacttcGCTGTACGGCAGCAGTCGTCtgcgacgcgagagagagagagagagagagagagagagagagagagagagagagagagagagagagagagatgaacaAAAACCGCCTAAGTTATAGCGTCTAGCATTAAAGTTAGTAATCGCTCCGGAGATAACAACCCTGCGGTAAAAACCGTTGCGAAACTATATATCTCTACTCGCTCACTCTCCTGTTCTAGGTAAAGGAACGAGAAACCGGACTTTCCAAAAACAGTTGCcattaattaattcaaacTTGTATACACAAACTATATACGCGCAGCTCCTCAGCGGCTTTATCCTCCATAACAAGCTCATTAAACTTCGACGATTCTTATGCATAATTTTCCCGAGTCGTCGCGTCTCTGCAATAAGCGAGCTCACCCgtatagatatatgtatacgcgaaACTTCTCCTCGAGTCCCACAGCCAACAAAGCCGAAAAATTAGACGCCCCAAACAGCGCTATTACAATCGTTCCCTTTATCGCTCTCGTTTCTCTCGCTCGTGTATACATCGCACACAGAGGCGAACACTGTGTCTCTGAAAAGAGCTGCTCTCTGCCTCGAGCGACGTGGAACCTCCTCACCCACACTTCGCCAGGAGAGAGGGCTCTCCGTCAATTGCCTTATCGCTCCATTATattcgagtctctctctctctctctctctctctctctctctctctctctctctctctctctctctcctctgcgcTATGCGCGCCTACGacgtatattatacatatacgtatgttTCCTCCTCGGTTATGCGCGCGTGCATGTGCTCCCGGAAGGCCGAGGGGGTATATGTAGGAAGCGCGCACCGAGAGAGACATCGTGACTCATCTATCCGTGCAGTGTGTCGAAAAGTACTTATATTATACTGTGCGGTATACCTGTATACAACGATTGCGAGGAATTGGCGTGTATTAGTATTATGCTTATATATTATACGAGTGTGATGCGGAGTCGGATATGCCGCACGACGTCGATGCGCGGGATGCTGTGAGTGAAAGTCGGGAAATGACGAGGCTGTGTTATGTGTCTGTGTGAGGGTTTCGTTATACGCGGAAATATGCGAAACGCTGCGATGCGATTGGGCACGCGTACGTCTATCGATGAATCGTATTTAGGAAGATTTATAATGCAGGAGAGATTAAAGAAGAAGGTCTGatgtttttataattaacCGACGTTGTGCGGACTGTATATCTGGAGCAGTAGTCAAAGGGTTAGAATTTCCGCAAGAACAGCACGATAGCTCAGGGCTACAATTTCTCGTATAACATGAACGGCGAGATTTCCAAGGAAGAACCCAAAACACGGTCTTGCGGGAAAAGGAGAGCAAACAATAGAGGCTGTTTGGTTTACATCGAATTCATTTCTGCgaaatatacacacacataccgagaaatatttttgttgcaAATGTATAGTTTCGCTCTTGCAACAATCCCGCTTTTCGTGtccgataaaaataatttcacttCGCGTTCAAATATAGAACTGCGTCTCTTTTACAAAAAGAATATTATTGCCAAACTATACCGACACCATTTCAAACGAACCATAGATCCtgcattatttaattaacttaTTCGAATTATGCATTCTCTCATCGAAGATCAAGCGCCGAAATTCACGAAGCCGCCCATACAATAATAAACCACGCACGTGCACTTCCCCAGCGAGTCAACaaactacacacacacagaggcgcAGATCGCATAATCAgcacataaattatatactctCGTCCCTCGCGTTCTTAAGCGCGAGCCAGGAAAAATACTTGCGCGCGGTAAATAAATAACTGCATCTTTCACGCGAGTAATTAACGGCGCCGTTGTCGAACCCTTCTCTCCAGATTATCTCTGCTCTTCCGGAGAAGTGGCTTATATGTATACGCATAGTTGACGTTATGCATCAGCCGGACTCTCAAGTTTCGCTATTTTCGCAAGAGGCCGGACGCGCGTTTACTGCTGCATATCGCAGACTGCGAGTATATACCGAGAACTCGAGTGTTACGAGAAATTGTTGCAAGAGAAAATTGTGTGTTGCCGCCGATCGAAGCGATTATCGACGTTTAATCACGAGACGAGTTTGTCCAAGGACGTTCAGTCTGATCTTTCTACTCTCATGTTTATTGTGCAGGTTCTTTTTTTAGAACTTATAAACTTTTCCCCGGTTTTGTTATTTCAATTGCTGCTCGTTCGAAGAGAACGTCATTCTCATTATTAGAGGAAGCGCGCGCTTGCACGAGCTCTACAGTCAAtggcaaattttattttagaataTCAGGGTCGCGCGTTATCTTTCAGGAATATTCTGTTGTCTCGCCGGCGCGGCATTATAAACGCATTTGCTGCAGCGACGCGGCGCTGTtatcctgcgcgcgcgcgcaatgaaataatttattcatgcaaCAAATAATTCAGCCAATAAACCTCTTCGCCTATCAATTACACGGGCGCACTTTTAGCTATAAAAGAATTAATGTCATCCGACGACGAGAGgcgaattaatttaaaatcgtCACTGCCCGTGTACGTCCCAGTGAATAATCGCAATTTtagcgtgtgcgcgcgcggcgcgggtGCATTAAACTAACAGATTATACCCGATCGAATCATACGGTTTATTAGCAGCGAATGAGGACAGTTAATattaacataaataaatataatcgtTAGTCGGGCTAACAGACCTCGCGGACACGATTACTCACTATTTTGTATACACACAGTGCGCGTCCGAGCTTGTATATGAGTGAAAAGCACCCTGATATCAAGGCAACGTACAAGCGGCAGTGTATGCGTAATGTTTGCACTATTATCGCGCGACGGTTTTCAAGAGCGCGTGACTTCTTTCCGAACAGCTGACTCGTGTGCGCAGATATAGACGCTTTATTGTAAACTTTTATTTCTGCTTTTTCCAGTAAtacatgaatttttatttacagtcTACGTACGGGATTAGTCACCTTTTAAGAGTTTGCGAAATTTGAGCCTATCGCGCACTACAGTGGCGAACAAACAACCGTTTTTATGTAACAAAGAAGAGAGATGTGAGAGTTAGAATTATCTTGGATAATTTGTCACTCCACTCCTTCAGTTCCAATGCGATAAGGATTCACGTTACATGTTTTATCATCGCGCTTTGTTTTAGAATCATGCGCAGACTTCTTTTTACTTATCCGGTTTTTTTAGTCCAATTCGCGCGCTATCaaaatatgatattttttgcTCACAATTTTGATACTGACGAGCTACCCGGAAAAATGTTATACTCGCATTCaatgcaaatttaaaaaatatatatacaaaggCGGTCCAATTACATCAGTCCATTTTCAATCCACGAGTGATACGCACCGAATCAATATCATGATATTGGACGAGCGGAACAGAACGAAACATCCGAAAAAATCACCGACacggcagaaaaaaaaaacattcgaTTTTTCCCTTTTCCGCGTACGGCGCGTTTCTACTCGCAGCAGAGGAGAAAAATCACGCCTGAAAAATCACAAAGAACGACGATTATTTGAAGTAGTCCGACACAAAGCTCCCGACCGACCggctgcgctctctctctctctctctctctctctctccctccctctctctctctctctctctctctctccctccctctctctctctctctctctctctctctctctctccctccctctctctctctctctctctctctctccctccctctctctctctctctctctctctctctctttccccaAGTCTTTGAAGTGCCCTATCGCAAGCATCGCGTGTGCGTCAAaggtttttttctctccgtccCTCCCTCGACCTCAGTTGTTCCCtttccttctctttctctctctctctctctctctctctctctctctctctctctctctctctctctctctctctctctcgtaatcACTGAAATGAGAGCCAACGACTCGGCCTGATATATACGaattcgcgaaaaaaaagcacGCGGATATGCAGGCAAAGCAGAGAGAGGGATAGGGAGCCGGTGGGCGCCTCTCCACATGGAAGAGGCAGAAAGGAAAACGAGGAATTTAACGAGGCGGATATTAAACGGGAAATTGGTTTGgaatttcgaatttcgcgTTGTTACGGGTCGACTATTGGCTGTCTCAGGATGCAGAGAGGATGATAAGTTGCTCGCCGAGCTTTTTTCGTATATGAATCATTTTCGGGCTTGAGTGACGGTTGTATTTATGCACAAGCAAATGGTGGAATTGTGACTTTTTCGCCTGCGTTGAATAAAAGAGATTGTGTCGGgcaaaaaaagctcgaaaaaacAGAATTTTACTCGCGATATTTTTATACGCCGCGATGAAGTTACAAAAAAGTTTGCTCGGAAAAACCACAGCGCAAAATATGCTCTATTTCAATATCCGAGAGGAATACTCCAATAATTACTCTTTTTGGTTGTCGAATTTCACTTCAATCAAACGTAATCACAAACTTTATTTCGAGGaatttgttattaataaaatgaaaGCGCAGTGCAGCCGTTCTGAATTCGCTCCAACTAACTGAATCAAATTATTCGTTAAAATAAGTACCACTTAATCCGATGAACAGtgcattaaaaatacatcGGCAACTCGATGAAAATTCCGATAAAAAAAGTGCGCGACGCTGGGATAACAGATTTATCCGAGTAATAAAATACCGTAATCCTTTTAAATAATCGAcgaacaaaaaagaaataacCTACTACCCCGATCAATTTTCCTTCTCTTTATACACACAACCCGCGACGTCGGTGTAAAGTTACTCGCGAACGAGTCGCAGCAGCACAACAGTCAGACGAGCGAGCCAACGAGCCGTCGatatagtctctctctctctctctatctctctctctctctctctctctctctctctctctctctctctctctctctatctctatctctctctctctatcgctctctctctctcactctgtctctctctcactctgttGCAGCGCACGCTTGATTTTCTCAAAAATATCCGCGCAAAAAGCTTCGGCAGCGGTCGAGCGCGAACCGCGAACAAAAGAAGAACGCTTCCATAGCCACCGCCACCGCtgttgctgctactgctacaacctcgtctctctttctctctctctttccatcTTTCTTTCTCGGAGTCGTTCGCCTCTGCTGTGGCGCAGGAAAATCGCCTCCTCGATCATCGATCCCTGCGGCTGCCGCTGCAAACCGACGTTTGTGTACGTATAGTCTGTGTGCGAGTGCGCATGTGAGAGTGTATGGAGAGTTGCGTAGGATATTGAAGCGTGTGGGATAAATCATGTGCTGGGGTGAAATTTCGTCGATTTTTTACGTTAGTTTGAGCAATTAAAGGTGACTGGATGGACTTTGTTGTTGCGGTGGAAAGAGATACCAAACAGGCAGCAAATGATGAAGTTGTTAGAGAACATACGTCTAGAGGCGGGCTGGAGAAAATACCGAGGTTGCATTGGATACCTTTCATTCGGTTGAACAGAAATAACGAGCTTCGCTGCGAGAGTTCCTTTCGTATAGACTCGAACGGCAACGGGTGAATTCGCATTGACACTTCGATGACTAAAAGTGGCATCGTCTCTACTGCGcatgaaaataatattttctatt
This genomic interval carries:
- the LOC100122642 gene encoding sortilin-related receptor, L(DLR class) A repeats-containing-like isoform X1 gives rise to the protein MAAVYVRLGLVLGFLVVLGAAARFGDPPRTLHIDADYSPRKPLIVERSVSTEDVAEQHARSRRDVPPADSKTPEPSPPPHHVNNPNITAKVNALNDSHQQLMVHWVGEGSDVIICLARDSNPLPRFFQTVQPAVAVNPSAVYISYDYGDTFQNKTDSFRVSDEPDAKYATLDKFYNHPTHNNLCVFADSANKLIFITHNHGHDIERIKLDFSPSEIAFYDNQEYDASALVLLVLDKTTPMRKLYMTTNRGKTWNLVHEYVKAFFWTNSRPKNLLIERTEPSGQNNVIDLGHNAWKWSKRNYTEVISNVEDFQIRGDYMFATKKPANNNTQGLDLFVSYKSQPFVPAQFDTDLGRRDYHVADVSYDRIFVAVSHTETLVNLYISEIIDHRAAKFILSLPNILTFFPNNTWKDSWLSDVADEAFTELYKVEGLRGIYIASQVQGTPKLNSIGPEHLLSLISYDHGVTWNKVKAPESNHKGLYNQCNPETCSLHLSQKFSQLYPVSRAASIMSSKSAPGIIMATGVIGTSLKGHPALYVSRDAGLTWKQVLQDYYFFNMGDHGGVLVAVKYFKTRGETRDISYSIDEGETWQTLEFNEKMLRVYGLMTEPGENTTVFTMFGSGSGQHQWLIIKVDLSKVFARNCTDDDFKFWSPAAPKEISSTCVLGRKETYKRRSARANCYTGQNFDRPVKTEICPCDAVDYQCDFGFIRQSKPQWPSYTCVRNKSLENYDPYAVPATCAPGKFYNRTKGYFKIPDDDCVGGRAKVFEPDEIPCPMLELPEFLLVAQRERISRIDLKEQKLEVLPVHDLKNVIAIEFDIKNNCLYWADIVNDTIGRQCFKSGKSAPEILVETDLSSIEGMALDWVSNVLYFVDGVKMRIQIIRTDMSSMGRMRRTILGPNNVQKPRGIAVHPMAGYMFWTDWAPGNASVNRANLDGTNVKQLFHNRVEWPNGITIDHIAERIYWVDARQDYIGSSDFEGNGFKKIIQNDERVSHPFAVAVFKDNMYWDDWKQSMIFVADKDHGFGVSTIIGQLAGLMDLKVFAHSVQSGTNKCANNTLCSHICLGAPNDGYVCLCPDGMVMQDGKCMCPGGVTPYANSTCPRVANSCAANQFACDSGVCIPEFWKCDGDNDCGDHSDENYCNKVKCQPNTFTCDGEKCIPRYWVCDLDRDCKDGKDEMNCTYSNCTDSQFRCDNGRCISHRWLCDGEDDCRDGSDEKNCSTSIPPSTCKSDEISCKSDNNCVPKTWKCDGETDCEDGSDEDDCTSVECEVWQFDCNASDKSHRCIYKSWVCDGDTDCQNGSDEANCTSSESHSPTPTPSLLPTNSCSEWMFMCQNKKCVPYWWKCDSVDDCGDDSDEMGCGFPDTSNSGTTAATTDEHPHVCREFQFQCFNGECIETSWMCDGSKDCSSGEDELYCSNGPIGCKEDQFKCFVDGSCVPLINICNGIQECPDGSDERGCDHHRPSPPPTTSCHTGFFPCDETRCFPLSAYCNGKQDCYDGFDESNCEKNNTRVYQVLNIGVDERSTNATTLFLYWWMPIPSNITFEFMPSIALAEPGAKWTNASRWVEDTEYQFNNLEPYTRYNMTVYVKLKGLPTIFPPARYLIVTTGEGVPSPPWNVTAVQRNGTRIEVTWQPPIHPNGQITGYRVYMTPPIPPAPVYPQQKTTVIIDDAFEAGKNYSFWVVAKNKEHESESSNVATITFDGSANIDHIEDLKVIDKTNHSITLNWKKIDSADGYNITPRGPPSYPLLDTYSTKSNTYVVDGLAPGTRYTFEVTATKKNYVGKASSITGMTKDQPLPTVTILEPHLLKSHGTTVKLSWDPPKGTRKVKWQYAVHYALNMQDVYKAPKLITTNLTATIRDLEACEYYIFAVGVKGDYGAGSLSQPVTVATHFNAKAPPKRLRVSRAEKADTMIVSWSSSCPTIDEPIAYTITVTEMTLNKTKVFTLAATNETVLKHPFRDIKYGGRYNISISTDVEGAIPSPWVIYNAPPILPPHQLTVRFAEGNYEIYWQERQLPESIAKTTKYHYEVLVNEGERTINESTAAIFKTNQPPYIYQNAKLDKIYAFAVRLVTEEGYRSIMSETYPILRARHLSWTPPMNASSILSLAIPICLLVIALGAALAYFVIRHRRLSNSFTQFANSHYDTRRGQATFPGTVDAGLAEEEDSPVIRGFSDDEPLVIA